A region from the Benincasa hispida cultivar B227 chromosome 8, ASM972705v1, whole genome shotgun sequence genome encodes:
- the LOC120084147 gene encoding uncharacterized protein LOC120084147 — MNLAQAGEERLLELQEFEELRLEAYENSRMYQEKSKLIHDKGLLRKEFRVGQKVLLFNPRLSLMPDKLKSKWLGPFEIVNLFPYGALEIRSLETEKEFKVNRHHIKIFNEGEVNMIFIVTSKGPLLAWEQLLVPESKTR; from the exons ATGAACTTAGCCCAAGCTGGTGAGGAGAGATTATTGGAACTACAGGAATTTGAGGAACTACGCTTGGAAGCCTATGAGAACTCAAGAATGTACCAGGAAAAGTCAAAATTAATACATGATAAGGGTCTCTTGAGGAAGGAATTTCGAGTTGGACAAAAAGTGTTGCTCTTCAACCCAAGGCTATCACTTATGCCTgataaactaaaatctaaatgGCTTGGTCCCTTTGAGATTGTTAACTTGTTTCCTTATGGTGCATTGGAGATTAGAAGTCTAGAGACAGAAAAGGAGTTCAAAGTGAATAGGCACcacattaaaatatttaatgaaggAGAAGTCAACATG ATTTTCATTGTCACCTCAAAAGGCCCCCTATTGGCTTGGGAGCAACTTTTAGTGCCTGAGAGTAAGACTAGATAG